One window from the genome of Hippocampus zosterae strain Florida chromosome 7, ASM2543408v3, whole genome shotgun sequence encodes:
- the aclyb gene encoding ATP-citrate synthase isoform X2 gives MSAKAISEQTAKEFLFKSICPSAAVQNRFRYAGVTAETDWARLTQEHPWLLTERLVVKPDQLIKRRGKLGLVGIDLDLAGVREWLQSHMMRETTVGKAKGVLKKFLIEPFVPHKQEEEFYVCVYAAREGDHVLFHHRGGVEVGDVDAEAQRLMVAVDGELRRDQVTKRLLTHVPGEKKEILAGFILGLFKLYEDLYFTYLEINPLVVTQDGVYVLDMAAKIDATADYICKAKWGDVDFPPPFGREAYPEEAYIADLDAKSGASLKLTILNPRGRIWTMVAGGGASVVYSDTICDLGGVDELANYGEYSGAPSEQQTYDYAKTILSLMTREKHPQGKVLIIGGSIANFTNVAATFKGIVRAIRDYQGPLKEHEVTIFVRRGGPNYQEGLRVMGEVGKTTGIPIHVFGTETHMTAIVGMALGHKAIPNQPPTDAHTANFLLNSSNNTKTPAGTRTASFSEDRPRDDVTPSKTSNAGLSAAKASTLFSKRTKAVVWGMQTRAVQGMLDFDYACSRDEPSVTAMVYPFTGDHKQKFYWGHKEILVPVYKSVADAVKKHPEADVLISFASLRSAFDSTLEAMRHPQIHTITIIAEGIPEALTRRLIKMADEKGVTIIGPATVGGIKPGCFKIGNTGGMLDNILASKLYRPGSVAYASRSGGMSNELNNIISRTTDGVYEGVAIGGDRYPGSTFMDHVLRYQDTPGIKMIVVLGEVGGTEEYEICQGIKEGRITKPLVCWCIGTCATLFASEVQFGHAGACANQASETAVAKNQALRDAGAYVPKSFDELGDVIRTVFDELVASGTIVPAQEVPPPTVPMDYSWARELGLIRKPASFMTSICDERGQELIYAGMPITEVFKEEMGLGGVLGLLWFQRRLPRYACHFIEMCLMVTADHGPAVSGAHNTIVCARAGKDLISSLTSGLLTIGDRFGGALDAAAKQFSKAFDSGTLPMEFVNKMKKDGKLIMGIGHRVKSINNPDMRVEILKDFVKQHFPSTQLLDYALDVEKITTSKKPNLILNVDGFIGVAFVDLLRTCGGFTRDEADEFVEIGALNGIFVLGRSMGFIGHYLDQKRLKQGLYRHPWDDISYVLPEHMSM, from the exons ATGTCGGCGAAGGCCATCTCGGAACAGACCGCCAAGGAGTTCTTATTCAAGTCCATCTGCCCCTCGGCGGCTGTGCAGAACCGCTTCCGCTACGCCGGCGTTACCGCCGAGACCGACTGGGCTCGCCTGACACAGGAGCACCCATGGCTGCTCACAGAG AGATTGGTGGTGAAGCCGGACCAGCTGATCAAGCGGCGCGGGAAGCTGGGACTGGTGGGCATTGATTTGGACCTGGCAGGCGTTCGCGAGTGGCTCCAAAGTCACATGATGAGAGAAACCACC GTGGGCAAGGCGAAGGGCGTGCTGAAGAAATTCCTCATCGAGCCTTTTGTTCCGCACAAACAG GAGGAGGAGTTTTACGTGTGCGTGTACGCCGCGCGCGAGGGCGACCACGTGCTCTTCCACCACCGGGGCGGCGTGGAGGTGGGCGACGTGGACGCCGAGGCGCAGCGACTGATGGTGGCCGTCGACGGGGAGCTGCGCCGCGATCAAGTGACCAAGCGGCTGCTCACGCACGTTCCTGGCGAGAAGAAAGA AATCCTGGCCGGCTTTATCCTGGGGCTCTTCAAACTCTACGAGGACCTCTATTTCACCTACCTGGAGATCAACCCTTTAG TCGTCACCCAAGATGGCGTCTACGTCCTGGACATGGCGGCCAAGATCGACGCCACGGCCGATTACATCTGCAAGGCCAAGTGGGGCGATGTTGACTTCCCGCCGCCTTTCGGCAGGGAAGCTTATCCGGAG GAGGCCTACATCGCTGATCTGGATGCCAAGAGCGGCGCCAGCCTGAAGCTGACCATACTGAACCCTCGTGGCAGGATCTGGACCATGGTGGCAGGGGGCGGAGCCTCTGTCGTTTATAG CGACACCATCTGCGACCTGGGCGGCGTGGACGAGCTGGCAAACTACGGCGAGTACTCGGGCGCGCCCAGCGAGCAGCAGACGTACGACTATGCCAAAACCATCCTCTCGCTCATGACCCGTGAGAAGCACCCTCAAG GAAAGGTGCTGATCATCGGAGGAAGCATCGCCAACTTCACCAACGTAGCGGCCACCTTCAAG GGCATCGTCAGGGCCATCAGGGACTACCAGGGTCCTCTCAAGGAACACGAGGTTACCATCTTTGTTCGACGGGGTGGGCCCAACTATCAGGAGGGGCTCAGGGTCATGGGGGAAgtgg GGAAGACCACGGGTATTCCCATCCACGTGTTTGGCACAGAGACGCACATGACGGCCATCGTGGGCATGGCACTGGGACACAAAGCCATCCCCAACCAGCCACCCACGGACGCTCATACCGCTAACTTCCTGCTAAATTCAAGCAACAACACAAAG ACGCCGGCCGGCACAAGGACGGCCTCCTTCTCGGAAGACAGGCCGCGCGATGACGTCACACCCAGCAAAACGTCCAACGCGGGTCTCTCGGCAG CCAAGGCGAGCACCCTCTTCAGCAAGCGCACCAAGGCCGTGGTGTGGGGCATGCAGACGCGAGCCGTTCAAGGGATGCTGGACTTTGACTACGCGTGCTCCCGCGACGAGCCCTCGGTGACCGCCATGGTTTACCCCTTCAC AGGCGATCACAAGCAGAAGTTCTACTGGGGACACAAGGAGATCCTGGTGCCGGTCTACAAGAGCGTGGCGGACGCCGTGAAGAAGCACCCCGAAGCGGACGTGCTCATCAGCTTCGCGTCGCTGCGCTCGGCCTTCGACAGCACGCTGGAGGCCATGCGGCACCCGCAG ATTCACACCATCACCATCATCGCAGAGGGCATCCCCGAAGCGCTGACCAGGAGGCTGATCAAGATGGCCGACGAGAAAGGCGTCACCATCATCGGGCCGGCGACG GTTGGCGGTATTAAGCCGGGCTGCTTCAAGATCGGCAACACGGGCGGCATGCTGGACAACATCCTGGCCTCCAAGCTCTATCGGCCCGGCAGCGTGGCGTACGCCTCGCGTTCCGGGGGCATGTCCAACGAGCTCAACAACATCATCTCGCGCACCACGGACGGCGTCTACGAAGGCGTGGCCATCGGAGGAGACAG ATACCCCGGCTCCACGTTCATGGACCACGTTCTTCGCTACCAGGACACTCCGGGCATTAAGATGATTGTGGTGTTGGGAGAG GTTGGTGGCACGGAGGAGTACGAGATCTGTCAGGGCATCAAGGAGGGCAGGATCACCAAACCGTTGGTGTGCTGGTGTATCGGAACCTGCGCCACCCTCTTTGCATCGGAG GTCCAGTTTGGCCATGCCGGGGCTTGCGCCAATCAGGCGTCCGAAACGGCGGTGGCCAAAAACCAGGCCCTGAGGGACGCCGGAGCATATGTCCCCAAAAGCTTTGACGAGCTGGGTGATGTCATCAG GACCGTGTTTGATGAACTGGTGGCCAGTGGCACGATTGTTCCCGCCCAAGAGGTTCCGCCCCCGACGGTACCGATGGATTACTCGTGGGCCAGG GAATTGGGGCTGATCCGTAAACCCGCCTCCTTCATGACCAGCATCTGTGACGAGCGAGGCCAGGAACTCATCTACGCCGGCATGCCCATCACCGAAGTCTTCAAAGAGGAGATGGGCTTAGGGGGGGTGCTGGGACTTCTTTGGTTCCAGCGCAG GTTGCCTCGCTACGCCTGCCACTTCATCGAAATGTGCCTGATGGTGACGGCCGACCACGGGCCCGCCGTCTCCGGCGCTCACAACACCATCGTGTGCGCGCGAGCCGGCAAAGACCTGATCTCCAGCCTCACGTCCGGCCTGCTCACCATC GGGGACCGTTTTGGAGGCGCCCTGGACGCCGCCGCCAAGCAGTtcagcaaagcctttgacagCGGCACGCTGCCAATGGAGTTTGTCAACAAGATGAAGAAAGACGGCAAGCTCATCATGGGCATTGGACACCGCGTCAAATCg ATCAACAATCCGGACATGCGGGTGGAGATTCTGAAGGACTTTGTGAAGCAGCATTTCCCTTCCACTCAGCTGCTGGACTACGCCTTAGATGTGGAGAAGATCACCACCTCCAAG AAACCCAATCTCATCCTTAACGTCGACGGCTTTATCGGCGTGGCCTTCGTGGACCTGCTCAGGACGTGCGGCGGCTTCACGCG CGACGAGGCTGATGAATTTGTGGAGATCGGCGCACTCAACGGCATCTTTGTCCTCGGCCGGAGTATGGGCTTCATTG GCCACTACCTGGACCAGAAGAGGCTGAAGCAGGGCTTGTACAGACACCCCTGGGACGACATCTCCTACGTGCTCCCCGAACACATGTCCATGTGA
- the aclyb gene encoding ATP-citrate synthase isoform X1 yields the protein MSAKAISEQTAKEFLFKSICPSAAVQNRFRYAGVTAETDWARLTQEHPWLLTERLVVKPDQLIKRRGKLGLVGIDLDLAGVREWLQSHMMRETTVGKAKGVLKKFLIEPFVPHKQEEEFYVCVYAAREGDHVLFHHRGGVEVGDVDAEAQRLMVAVDGELRRDQVTKRLLTHVPGEKKEILAGFILGLFKLYEDLYFTYLEINPLVVTQDGVYVLDMAAKIDATADYICKAKWGDVDFPPPFGREAYPEEAYIADLDAKSGASLKLTILNPRGRIWTMVAGGGASVVYSDTICDLGGVDELANYGEYSGAPSEQQTYDYAKTILSLMTREKHPQGKVLIIGGSIANFTNVAATFKGIVRAIRDYQGPLKEHEVTIFVRRGGPNYQEGLRVMGEVGKTTGIPIHVFGTETHMTAIVGMALGHKAIPNQPPTDAHTANFLLNSSNNTKTPAGTRTASFSEDRPRDDVTPSKTSNAGLSADPLHSLPWPLKNVVTGGWKAKASTLFSKRTKAVVWGMQTRAVQGMLDFDYACSRDEPSVTAMVYPFTGDHKQKFYWGHKEILVPVYKSVADAVKKHPEADVLISFASLRSAFDSTLEAMRHPQIHTITIIAEGIPEALTRRLIKMADEKGVTIIGPATVGGIKPGCFKIGNTGGMLDNILASKLYRPGSVAYASRSGGMSNELNNIISRTTDGVYEGVAIGGDRYPGSTFMDHVLRYQDTPGIKMIVVLGEVGGTEEYEICQGIKEGRITKPLVCWCIGTCATLFASEVQFGHAGACANQASETAVAKNQALRDAGAYVPKSFDELGDVIRTVFDELVASGTIVPAQEVPPPTVPMDYSWARELGLIRKPASFMTSICDERGQELIYAGMPITEVFKEEMGLGGVLGLLWFQRRLPRYACHFIEMCLMVTADHGPAVSGAHNTIVCARAGKDLISSLTSGLLTIGDRFGGALDAAAKQFSKAFDSGTLPMEFVNKMKKDGKLIMGIGHRVKSINNPDMRVEILKDFVKQHFPSTQLLDYALDVEKITTSKKPNLILNVDGFIGVAFVDLLRTCGGFTRDEADEFVEIGALNGIFVLGRSMGFIGHYLDQKRLKQGLYRHPWDDISYVLPEHMSM from the exons ATGTCGGCGAAGGCCATCTCGGAACAGACCGCCAAGGAGTTCTTATTCAAGTCCATCTGCCCCTCGGCGGCTGTGCAGAACCGCTTCCGCTACGCCGGCGTTACCGCCGAGACCGACTGGGCTCGCCTGACACAGGAGCACCCATGGCTGCTCACAGAG AGATTGGTGGTGAAGCCGGACCAGCTGATCAAGCGGCGCGGGAAGCTGGGACTGGTGGGCATTGATTTGGACCTGGCAGGCGTTCGCGAGTGGCTCCAAAGTCACATGATGAGAGAAACCACC GTGGGCAAGGCGAAGGGCGTGCTGAAGAAATTCCTCATCGAGCCTTTTGTTCCGCACAAACAG GAGGAGGAGTTTTACGTGTGCGTGTACGCCGCGCGCGAGGGCGACCACGTGCTCTTCCACCACCGGGGCGGCGTGGAGGTGGGCGACGTGGACGCCGAGGCGCAGCGACTGATGGTGGCCGTCGACGGGGAGCTGCGCCGCGATCAAGTGACCAAGCGGCTGCTCACGCACGTTCCTGGCGAGAAGAAAGA AATCCTGGCCGGCTTTATCCTGGGGCTCTTCAAACTCTACGAGGACCTCTATTTCACCTACCTGGAGATCAACCCTTTAG TCGTCACCCAAGATGGCGTCTACGTCCTGGACATGGCGGCCAAGATCGACGCCACGGCCGATTACATCTGCAAGGCCAAGTGGGGCGATGTTGACTTCCCGCCGCCTTTCGGCAGGGAAGCTTATCCGGAG GAGGCCTACATCGCTGATCTGGATGCCAAGAGCGGCGCCAGCCTGAAGCTGACCATACTGAACCCTCGTGGCAGGATCTGGACCATGGTGGCAGGGGGCGGAGCCTCTGTCGTTTATAG CGACACCATCTGCGACCTGGGCGGCGTGGACGAGCTGGCAAACTACGGCGAGTACTCGGGCGCGCCCAGCGAGCAGCAGACGTACGACTATGCCAAAACCATCCTCTCGCTCATGACCCGTGAGAAGCACCCTCAAG GAAAGGTGCTGATCATCGGAGGAAGCATCGCCAACTTCACCAACGTAGCGGCCACCTTCAAG GGCATCGTCAGGGCCATCAGGGACTACCAGGGTCCTCTCAAGGAACACGAGGTTACCATCTTTGTTCGACGGGGTGGGCCCAACTATCAGGAGGGGCTCAGGGTCATGGGGGAAgtgg GGAAGACCACGGGTATTCCCATCCACGTGTTTGGCACAGAGACGCACATGACGGCCATCGTGGGCATGGCACTGGGACACAAAGCCATCCCCAACCAGCCACCCACGGACGCTCATACCGCTAACTTCCTGCTAAATTCAAGCAACAACACAAAG ACGCCGGCCGGCACAAGGACGGCCTCCTTCTCGGAAGACAGGCCGCGCGATGACGTCACACCCAGCAAAACGTCCAACGCGGGTCTCTCGGCAG ACCCTCTTCATTCATTACCGTGGCCTCTGAAGAATGTGGTCACAGGTGGTTGGAAAG CCAAGGCGAGCACCCTCTTCAGCAAGCGCACCAAGGCCGTGGTGTGGGGCATGCAGACGCGAGCCGTTCAAGGGATGCTGGACTTTGACTACGCGTGCTCCCGCGACGAGCCCTCGGTGACCGCCATGGTTTACCCCTTCAC AGGCGATCACAAGCAGAAGTTCTACTGGGGACACAAGGAGATCCTGGTGCCGGTCTACAAGAGCGTGGCGGACGCCGTGAAGAAGCACCCCGAAGCGGACGTGCTCATCAGCTTCGCGTCGCTGCGCTCGGCCTTCGACAGCACGCTGGAGGCCATGCGGCACCCGCAG ATTCACACCATCACCATCATCGCAGAGGGCATCCCCGAAGCGCTGACCAGGAGGCTGATCAAGATGGCCGACGAGAAAGGCGTCACCATCATCGGGCCGGCGACG GTTGGCGGTATTAAGCCGGGCTGCTTCAAGATCGGCAACACGGGCGGCATGCTGGACAACATCCTGGCCTCCAAGCTCTATCGGCCCGGCAGCGTGGCGTACGCCTCGCGTTCCGGGGGCATGTCCAACGAGCTCAACAACATCATCTCGCGCACCACGGACGGCGTCTACGAAGGCGTGGCCATCGGAGGAGACAG ATACCCCGGCTCCACGTTCATGGACCACGTTCTTCGCTACCAGGACACTCCGGGCATTAAGATGATTGTGGTGTTGGGAGAG GTTGGTGGCACGGAGGAGTACGAGATCTGTCAGGGCATCAAGGAGGGCAGGATCACCAAACCGTTGGTGTGCTGGTGTATCGGAACCTGCGCCACCCTCTTTGCATCGGAG GTCCAGTTTGGCCATGCCGGGGCTTGCGCCAATCAGGCGTCCGAAACGGCGGTGGCCAAAAACCAGGCCCTGAGGGACGCCGGAGCATATGTCCCCAAAAGCTTTGACGAGCTGGGTGATGTCATCAG GACCGTGTTTGATGAACTGGTGGCCAGTGGCACGATTGTTCCCGCCCAAGAGGTTCCGCCCCCGACGGTACCGATGGATTACTCGTGGGCCAGG GAATTGGGGCTGATCCGTAAACCCGCCTCCTTCATGACCAGCATCTGTGACGAGCGAGGCCAGGAACTCATCTACGCCGGCATGCCCATCACCGAAGTCTTCAAAGAGGAGATGGGCTTAGGGGGGGTGCTGGGACTTCTTTGGTTCCAGCGCAG GTTGCCTCGCTACGCCTGCCACTTCATCGAAATGTGCCTGATGGTGACGGCCGACCACGGGCCCGCCGTCTCCGGCGCTCACAACACCATCGTGTGCGCGCGAGCCGGCAAAGACCTGATCTCCAGCCTCACGTCCGGCCTGCTCACCATC GGGGACCGTTTTGGAGGCGCCCTGGACGCCGCCGCCAAGCAGTtcagcaaagcctttgacagCGGCACGCTGCCAATGGAGTTTGTCAACAAGATGAAGAAAGACGGCAAGCTCATCATGGGCATTGGACACCGCGTCAAATCg ATCAACAATCCGGACATGCGGGTGGAGATTCTGAAGGACTTTGTGAAGCAGCATTTCCCTTCCACTCAGCTGCTGGACTACGCCTTAGATGTGGAGAAGATCACCACCTCCAAG AAACCCAATCTCATCCTTAACGTCGACGGCTTTATCGGCGTGGCCTTCGTGGACCTGCTCAGGACGTGCGGCGGCTTCACGCG CGACGAGGCTGATGAATTTGTGGAGATCGGCGCACTCAACGGCATCTTTGTCCTCGGCCGGAGTATGGGCTTCATTG GCCACTACCTGGACCAGAAGAGGCTGAAGCAGGGCTTGTACAGACACCCCTGGGACGACATCTCCTACGTGCTCCCCGAACACATGTCCATGTGA
- the LOC127603265 gene encoding dnaJ homolog subfamily C member 7-like produces MKTFFKRRLVLGNDVTTPSSFPEGKKMAAVDIDVPVDAESQLHNAGDLERQAEGFKEQGNVFYSKKDYSEAFNYYSKAIDACPKNASYYGNRAATLMMLCRFREALEDSQQAVRLDDCFMKGHLREGKCHLSLGNAMAAARCFQKVLDLEPSNREAQQENKNAETLLEFERLADFGFEKRDFRKVVYCMDRALALASACHRFKILKAECLALLGRYPEAQSVASDILRMDSTNADALYVRGLCLYYEDCIDKAVQFFVQALRMAPDHEKARLACRNAKALKAKKEEGNLTFKNNSYEAAYRLYSEALRIDPNNIKTNAKLYCNRAAAGAKMNKPDQAIEDCTSAIKLDDTYTKAYLRRAQCFMNTEQYEEAVRDYEKVYQAEKTSDHKHLLKTAKLELKKSKRKDYYKVLGVGKNATDDEIKKAYRKRALLHHPDRHSAATPEVQKEEEKKFKEVGEAFTVLSDPKKKTRYDNGHDLGDDGTFDGGDVDANNIFRAFFGGHAGGFTFDSSADSGPGNMFFQFG; encoded by the exons atgaaaactttttttaaacggcGGCTTGTACTCGGAAATGACGTCACGACACCGTCGTCCTttccagaggggaaaaaaatggctgctgTTGACATCGACGTGCCGGTGGATGCCGAGTCTCAGCTTCACAATGCCGGCGACCTGGAACG TCAGGCCGAAGGCTTCAAAGAGCAGGGCAATGTCTTCTACAGCAAGAAGGACTACTCGGAGGCCTTCAATTACTACAGCAAGGCCATCG ATGCGTGTCCCAAAAACGCCAGCTATTACGGCAACAGGGCGGCCACCCTCATGATGCTCTGCCGCTTTCGGGAAGCACTGGAAGATTCCCAGCAGGCCGTGCGCCTGGACGACTGTTTCATGAAG GGTCATTTACGCGAGGGCAAGTGCCACCTGTCTCTGGGGAACGCCATGGCTGCCGCCCGCTGCTTCCAGAAGGTTCTGGATCTGGAACCCAGCAACCGAGAGGCGCAGCAAGAG AACAAGAATGCCGAAACTCTGCTGGAGTTTGAGCGACTGGCGGATTTTGGCTTTGAAAAGCGAGACTTCAGAAAG GTGGTGTATTGCATGGACCGGGCCCTGGCCTTGGCCTCTGCCTGCCATCGCTTCAAAATCCTCAAGGCCGAATGTTTGGCTCTCTTAGGACGCTACCCCGAAGCTCAGTCTGTCGCCAG CGATATCTTGAGAATGGACTCCACAAACGCGGATGCGCTCTACGTGCGGGGATTGTGTCTTTACTACGAGGACTGCATCGATAAGGCCGTGCAGTTCTTTGTGCAGGCGCTGCGCATGGCGCCGGATCACGAAAAGGCTCGGCTCGCCTGcaga AATGCCAAAGCCTTAAAAGCCAAGAAGGAGGAAGGAAATCTGACCTTTAAGAACAACAGCTACGAAGCCGCCTATCGGCTGTACAGCGAAGCCCTCAGGATAGACCCCAACAACATCAAGACCAACGCCAAACTCTACTGCAACAGAGCCGCAGCAGGAGCCAAG ATGAATAAACCCGATCAGGCCATTGAAGACTGCACCAGTGCCATCAAGCTGGATGACACTTACACCAAGGCCTACTTGAGAAGAGCGCAGTG TTTCATGAACACGGAGCAGTACGAAGAGGCTGTCCGAGACTACGAGAAAGTGTATCAGGCGGAAAAAACGTCCG ACCACAAGCATCTGCTGAAGACGGCCAAGCTGGAGCTGAAGAAGAGCAAGCGGAAAGATTACTACAAGGTGCTGGGTGTCGGCAAGAACGCCACCGACGACGAGATCAAAAAAGCCTACCGCAAACGTGCCCTGTTGCACCACCCGG ACCGCCACAGCGCAGCCACCCCGGAGGTGCAAaaggaagaggagaagaaaTTCAAGGAAGTGGGCGAGGCCTTCACCGTTCTCTCCGACCCCAAAAAGAAGACCCGATATGACAACGGCCACGATCTGGGTGACGACGGCACCTTCGACGGCGGAG ATGTCGATGCCAACAACATTTTCAGGGCTTTCTTCGGCGGCCATGCTGGAGGATTTACTTTTGATTCCAgcgcag ATTCTGGACCTGGGAATATGTTCTTCCAGTTTGGCTAA